The DNA region GCGATGATCTTCGCGCTGCTGCTGGCGGCCATCATCTGGAACCTCGGGACCTGGGCCTTCGGGCTGCCGAACTCGTCGTCCCACGCGCTGATCGGCTCGGTGCTCGGCGTCGGCCTCGCCAACCAGCTGATGAGCGGCGGCGACGGCACCGCGGGCGTCGACTGGACCCAGGCGCTCAACGTCTTCAAGGCACTGCTGTTCTCGCCGGTCTGCGGCTTCGTGCTCGCGGCGCTGCTGCTGCTCGCCCTGAAGTTCGCGGTGCGCCGGAAGGACCTGTACGAGGCGCCCAAGGGCGAGGCGCCCCCGCCCCCGTGGATCCGCGGCCTGCTGATCCTCACCTGCACGCTGGTGTCGTTCTTTCACGGCGGCAATGACGGGCAGAAGGGCATGGGCCTGATCATGCTGATCCTGATCGGCGCCGCCCCCACCGCCTACGCGCTCAACCGCACCATGGCGGACGACACGACGCCCGCCTTCGTGCAGGCCTCGACGGCGGCGAGCACGGTGTTCTCCGCCCGCGCCCCCGGCGCGGCGGTTCCGGACGCCGCCGCCGCGCGCCGGACCGTGACGGAGGCGCTCAAGACCAAGGCGCTGAACACGCCGCCCGTCTACGCGGCCCTGGCGGCGCTCTCGAACGACATCGCCGCCAGCGTGAAGAGTTACGGCGCGATCCGCACGGTGCCGGCCGCCCAGACCCAGAACCTGCGCAGCGACATGTATCTCGCCGCCGACGCGGTGCGTGTGCTGCCGAGCGCCGGGGCCGACTTCTCGGAGGCCGACAAGGCGGACCTGAAGCGCTACGCGGGCCTGCTCAACGACGGCACGCGCTACATCCCGGGCTGGGTGAAGGTCTGCGTCGCCCTGGCGCTGGGTCTC from Methylobacterium sp. NMS14P includes:
- a CDS encoding inorganic phosphate transporter, with protein sequence MSDSAVMPSGAVGDRQAGGPRLDHGMHLGGVVAFLLVLVAGLGYAVVSLVADMNAVGEAPLAYGAFALLGLALLIALAFEFVNGFHDTANAVATVIYTHSMPPLVAVIWSGFFNFLGVMLSSGAVAYAIVTLLPVELILNVGSHAGYAMIFALLLAAIIWNLGTWAFGLPNSSSHALIGSVLGVGLANQLMSGGDGTAGVDWTQALNVFKALLFSPVCGFVLAALLLLALKFAVRRKDLYEAPKGEAPPPPWIRGLLILTCTLVSFFHGGNDGQKGMGLIMLILIGAAPTAYALNRTMADDTTPAFVQASTAASTVFSARAPGAAVPDAAAARRTVTEALKTKALNTPPVYAALAALSNDIAASVKSYGAIRTVPAAQTQNLRSDMYLAADAVRVLPSAGADFSEADKADLKRYAGLLNDGTRYIPGWVKVCVALALGLGTMVGWKRIVVTVGEKIGKTHLTYAQGASAEIVAAGTIGLAELYGLPVSTTHILSSGVAGTMAANGSGLQMSTVRNMALAWILTLPAAITLAAVLFYLLRHVF